In Hamadaea flava, a genomic segment contains:
- a CDS encoding trypsin-like serine peptidase — translation MRRTLALALGLAAVLAAGTATAAHVLRPDDQPQQQIWSTGAEETGKVEAARTTLGYVGTRKDATFRYPGADYVKVHFTRLALLPGDYLTVSRPDGGEIQRYDGKLLEGVTDTVNDLVDGSGGKWAMSITGDTAVVRLHLADDVLGLRGSLAQLGVTVDKVARGMTATERAAKKADDDRKRELARTGREESVCGGDDKTDAVCYKTTDPVMYQRSKAVARLLIKGTELCTAWRVGPDNRMITNHHCFTTDAEAADTEVWFNYSCARCGGYEVFKPTKVWAAHVLSTDKRLDYTLFTVDDFASVQQYGYLQFDVRAPNKGEQVYIPQNPAGEPTAIAASSDSDRQGNCQIVDPAYDGYDTDTDASYYCDTEGGSSGSPVISRVTNKVIALHHFGGCPNSGVRIDEIYQAIGRLL, via the coding sequence ATGCGACGTACCCTGGCTCTCGCTCTGGGCCTCGCGGCCGTGCTGGCGGCGGGCACCGCGACCGCCGCGCACGTGCTGCGCCCGGACGACCAGCCCCAGCAGCAGATCTGGTCCACCGGGGCGGAGGAGACCGGCAAGGTCGAGGCCGCGCGGACCACTCTCGGCTACGTGGGTACGCGTAAAGACGCGACCTTCCGCTATCCCGGGGCCGACTATGTGAAGGTCCACTTCACCCGGTTGGCGTTGCTGCCCGGCGACTATCTGACGGTCTCCCGGCCGGACGGCGGGGAGATCCAGCGATACGACGGAAAGCTGCTGGAAGGCGTGACCGACACCGTCAACGATCTTGTCGACGGGTCGGGCGGCAAGTGGGCGATGTCGATCACCGGTGACACCGCGGTCGTCCGCCTGCACCTGGCCGATGACGTCCTCGGGCTCCGTGGCAGCCTCGCGCAGCTCGGCGTGACGGTCGACAAGGTGGCCCGGGGCATGACCGCCACCGAGCGCGCGGCCAAGAAGGCCGACGACGACCGCAAGCGCGAACTCGCCCGCACCGGGCGGGAGGAGAGCGTCTGCGGCGGCGACGACAAGACCGACGCGGTCTGCTACAAGACCACCGATCCGGTCATGTACCAGCGCTCGAAGGCGGTCGCCCGGCTGCTGATCAAGGGCACCGAGCTGTGCACCGCTTGGCGGGTCGGCCCCGACAACCGGATGATCACCAACCACCACTGCTTCACCACCGACGCCGAGGCGGCCGACACCGAGGTGTGGTTCAACTACTCCTGCGCCCGCTGCGGCGGGTACGAGGTGTTCAAGCCGACCAAGGTCTGGGCCGCACACGTCCTGTCCACCGACAAGCGCCTGGACTACACGCTGTTCACCGTGGACGACTTCGCCTCGGTCCAGCAGTACGGCTATCTCCAGTTCGACGTCCGCGCGCCGAACAAGGGTGAGCAGGTCTACATCCCGCAGAACCCGGCCGGCGAGCCGACCGCGATCGCCGCGTCGAGCGACTCCGACCGCCAGGGCAACTGTCAGATCGTCGATCCGGCGTACGACGGGTATGACACCGACACCGACGCGTCGTACTACTGCGACACCGAGGGCGGCTCGTCCGGATCACCGGTGATCTCCCGGGTCACGAACAAGGTGATCGCGTTGCACCACTTCGGCGGCTGCCCCAACTCGGGCGTACGCATCGACGAGATCTATCAGGCGATCGGGCGGCTGCTGTAG
- a CDS encoding DUF4032 domain-containing protein — protein MRITSALVDPALLELPWPTPLEDWPSDHLVALPQGISRHVVRFVRLDGTVYAAKETRERIAEREYDLLRALERLGAPAVEAVAIVADRVAADGEHLEPVLVTRHLQFSLPYRAVFSHTLRPETMNRLLDALAALLVRLHLLGFFWGDCSLSNTLFRRDAGAFAAYLVDAETGALHLRLSNGQRDEDLEIARTNIFGESLDLQAAGLLHEAIDPEQVSDEVVRRYETLWHELTHEEKVEKDTRRNMERRIRRLNEMGFDVEEVSMSVVDSQVHIRPKVVDAGHHTRRLLRLTGLDAEENQARRLLNDLDAYRAESDLADESQAAHRWLTEVFEPVVRAVPAALRRKLEPPELFVQIIEHRFHLSEKAGRDVGLAPAVQSFLNDVLVHRPDEQAILGYDAGEDDEPVEETVSPEL, from the coding sequence GTGCGGATCACCTCGGCCCTAGTCGACCCGGCCCTGCTCGAGCTGCCCTGGCCCACGCCGCTCGAGGACTGGCCGTCGGACCACCTCGTGGCGCTGCCCCAGGGCATCTCCCGGCATGTCGTGCGTTTCGTGCGCCTCGACGGCACCGTGTACGCGGCCAAGGAGACGCGCGAGCGCATCGCGGAACGGGAGTACGACCTGCTCCGGGCGCTCGAACGGCTGGGCGCCCCGGCGGTGGAGGCGGTCGCCATCGTGGCCGACCGGGTGGCGGCCGACGGTGAGCACCTGGAGCCGGTGCTGGTGACCCGGCATCTCCAGTTCTCCCTGCCGTACCGGGCCGTCTTCTCGCACACGCTGCGCCCGGAGACGATGAACCGGCTGCTCGACGCGCTGGCAGCCCTGCTCGTCCGGCTGCACCTGCTCGGCTTCTTCTGGGGCGACTGCTCGCTGTCGAACACGCTGTTCCGCCGGGACGCCGGGGCGTTCGCGGCGTACCTGGTCGACGCGGAGACCGGCGCGCTGCACCTGCGGCTGTCCAACGGCCAGCGGGACGAGGACCTGGAGATCGCCCGGACGAACATCTTCGGAGAGTCGCTGGACCTTCAGGCGGCCGGGCTGCTGCACGAGGCGATCGACCCCGAGCAGGTCTCCGACGAGGTCGTCCGGCGCTACGAGACGCTGTGGCACGAGCTGACCCACGAGGAGAAGGTCGAGAAGGACACCCGGCGCAACATGGAGCGCCGCATCCGCCGGCTCAACGAGATGGGCTTCGACGTCGAGGAGGTCTCGATGTCGGTGGTCGACAGCCAGGTGCACATCCGGCCGAAGGTGGTCGACGCCGGCCACCACACCCGCCGCCTGCTGCGCCTGACCGGCCTGGACGCCGAGGAGAACCAGGCGCGCCGGCTGCTCAACGACCTCGACGCGTACCGGGCCGAGTCGGATCTCGCCGACGAGTCGCAGGCGGCCCACCGCTGGCTCACCGAGGTCTTCGAGCCGGTGGTCCGGGCGGTGCCCGCCGCGCTGCGGCGCAAGCTGGAGCCGCCGGAGTTGTTCGTCCAGATCATCGAGCACCGCTTCCACCTGTCGGAGAAGGCGGGCCGCGACGTCGGCCTGGCCCCGGCGGTCCAGTCATTCCTCAACGACGTCCTCGTGCACCGCCCCGACGAGCAGGCGATCCTCGGCTACGACGCCGGCGAGGACGACGAGCCCGTCGAGGAGACCGTTTCGCCGGAGTTGTAG
- a CDS encoding phospholipase A2, whose translation MTRRRKLWLAAALGAVLSTILIVAPAPASTGKSDPAAGAAVTALMRTGRAAVPDGFAAVMGYTPITATLADGEVRTTNPNGSCSVPGQGRPFAFDIACKAHDFGYDLLRYAERRGEPLGVDARTAIDARLVADLRTQCEQTTAGSEYAACQATVDVFAAGVGFNSWRQMSGPPVDTAGLVRTAGLVLLGLLLITFPARRRVRRLWRRTRRLLIYQRATATA comes from the coding sequence GTGACGCGACGACGCAAGCTCTGGCTCGCCGCCGCCCTAGGTGCCGTGCTCAGCACCATCCTCATCGTCGCCCCCGCCCCCGCGTCGACCGGCAAGAGCGATCCGGCCGCGGGCGCCGCCGTCACCGCGTTGATGCGTACCGGGCGGGCCGCGGTGCCCGACGGATTCGCCGCGGTCATGGGCTACACCCCGATCACCGCCACGCTGGCCGACGGGGAAGTACGCACGACCAACCCGAACGGCTCCTGCTCGGTTCCCGGCCAGGGCCGCCCGTTCGCGTTCGACATCGCCTGCAAGGCCCATGACTTCGGCTACGACCTGCTCCGGTACGCCGAACGCCGGGGTGAGCCGCTCGGCGTGGACGCGCGTACGGCGATCGACGCCCGGCTGGTCGCCGACCTGCGTACGCAGTGCGAGCAGACCACCGCCGGCTCCGAGTACGCTGCCTGCCAGGCCACCGTCGACGTGTTCGCCGCCGGAGTCGGGTTCAACTCCTGGCGGCAGATGTCCGGGCCGCCCGTCGACACCGCCGGCCTCGTGCGTACGGCCGGATTGGTGCTGCTGGGGCTGCTGCTGATCACCTTCCCCGCGCGTCGCCGCGTCCGTCGCCTCTGGCGGCGTACCCGCAGGCTCTTGATCTATCAGCGAGCCACCGCGACGGCGTGA